ATCTTTGTGTCTGCAGAGGACTTGTGGTCAAGAGACAAGCCAGTATTTCTTGCAAGGAATTTAATTAGTAGttccaaaataaaaaatcatgttATTTCTTGTCCATATCTTACCAGATTTTCTCATTTGTGAAGATAGATGTATTATCTGTTTTTACATCATCCAGCACAATCCCAGTTTCACTTCCCTTCTAGCCTCACTTACCTCTAGATGCACCAGACATACACAGACATACACTCAAAATGAAGTCTTCATTTATAAATGGAAAGTCTCATGACCCACTAAATTGGGAAGTTGAGGGAGAGAAAAGATCATGGCCTTGTGAGCAGTCATGgttatcagtttttttttttatgtcataagtTATTGTCTAACCATATTTATGTGCATTCAGATCCACTGACTAATTATATGCATATGCCATCCAGTTATTTAtcctgataatttttttttaattattttttttttttttataaagagtCCGCACAACCCAATCTAGGGTTTACAGGAACTGGTATTCTTGGGCCTCCCCCCAGAGGGTTGAAACAAGGTTAGTGTCTCACCAGTGTAATTGTTTGTGTTGATAGAATAAAATTACatagaaaaaaatgttaattggaATGATAGTCATAAATGTAGTTGCTTGACTTTTTCCTCACATTCTCAGGTGGTCCATATGGAGGTCCCTTTCAAGATCCCATGTACATGGGGGATTTTCCACCTCGGGGTGGAATGATGTCCGATTTCCCCCCTGGCATGCGTGGTGGTATGGACGATCCCCCTATGAGGAGAGGTTATTCAGATATGGAAGACTTCACTAGCCCGGGTCGCTATGGTAACGGCATGTCTGGACCAGACAGGGGGATGATGGAACCGGAGGACATGCATCGTTTCCCTGACGATGGACCCATGGGTATGGGCCCTGATGGTTTTGGGCTGGGCCAGCGTAATGATGGTATGGGCAGACCTTTCCCTAACGACATGTCTATGAACAGCAGCGGAGACAGATTGATGGGACATGGCCCTAAAGGCCCAGAGAACAATAGCCTCCCTGCAACATTGCTCAAATATCTGGTACGGTTTTCTTTAGGATATACAGTGTTTATCGAagcactttcttttttctttttttttacattatcaaCTTTTTGAAGCTAATAAACTTTGTGTTTCTTGTTCATTATTAGGACTCTTTTCGTATTGAGAACGAGGACGATGCTCAGATTGTCTTAAAGGTCACACAGAAGCTCACAGATGTTCTGATGGAGTACCGCCTCAGAAGTATTTCATCGGTAAAGGCTTACAATGATTACTTAttataatatgaatatattgCTTTGTACAGGTTGTACACATAACCTGTATTTATGTGTACAAGATTCATTAAAGGAGACAATACACAATTTAGTCCAGTACTTCTAGTGTGCAAATTTATAAACTGGCTATTTGGCTTCAGGTTTAGGTGATCAAGAAGCAAATCACAGTTTTATATTCGTGTTGATGTTGGTGGAAACTGTAAGGTGTAAGGTGTCAGTGAAACCAGTTgcagatattttttttgtgtgtgtgtgaacaggaTGTGGTGACTGTTTTGTGTGCTTAATTTCCTTTATAAGGTATTATGAGATTTTTATTGAAGACTTCAGTGATCTCAAACCAGTTTTACCtgattactttaaaaaaaaaaaaaaacaaaaaaaaaaaaaggggttgcataaatatttttacaaattataatttaaaattacaatgaTTTTTGGAAAGCAGTCATTAAAGAGAAGTAAAGGTTTTTAATGCTGTGGTACTAACGGAAACTAACTCACTTGGTTTCTCTTCCTCATTCGAGCTAAAATTAAACCTTTGCAATATTTGTTTATCCCTTCTTGAAATGTGTTATTGTCTTTTGTAAATCTACCATTGTCTTTGTAATCTTTCTAAACCTAAACTGTCTAAATAAAATTTGTGGCAATAGTACATGCCAAGTAGGATGAACAACAAGATCTAGAGGACAATAAGTCATTTATCAAATGATTAGCTTTGTCTCTCAATTATTGAATGAACAATTGGTTTTCAAAGCCGTGTTTAAGTTtgaatttaaattgtttttcagGTGCCCAGCCTGAAGCCCCTGCCCTCCAtgaattactcatcctcatgtcttcCAAACAGTTCTAATGACAGATTCCCCAGCGGCATGCAAGGTACTGCacgtttatgtttatttttcattaatttacACACACTACTTTTGATAGCAAATGGTTTGCGTCCAAGttccaaataaaataagtaCCTTTCATTTGTGAAGTATTTACTTCACTggaacaccaaaaaaaaaaaataggcattattacattatgtaaaatataaaatataaatgtaattgttACTGGGATGATAAAATCACTCATTGTGAAAGTCTTATGCCGCCCACACCTGCTTCTGAATGTTTGCGCATCTAACTAACTGTCATCTGGAACATTTGGTATCACTTCTGTTACTCTGTTATATCTGtggacttctttttttttttttaatactggtGGCTATTTCAACTGTATTCTGCCAGAGATAGGCACATAAGCAtgaataagcaaaaatagcatGTTCTTCATTGTTTTTTCAAATGCATATAGTTCGTTTTCACTCAGACTGCTCTACATTCACAGGTCCATCAAGATTCTACAAATGAACATTCATCTGATGGATGTAATCAAGACCTGGATGCAGCCTGctttgcctgtttttttttttgtttttttttttaaacatggcTTTCTTGACTTTGTTCATgaccaaacacatttttttcgTGACCTCTAggctgttttgtttttacagtgtatacataggtagatttattttaaatgtttcatttttctcTTCCTTTCTCGCTCCGACATAATGGAAACATATTTGTGTGCAGTTTTTTTGTTGTAGCAACAATTTTAGTGTTTAAACTGAATTTAAGTGAAGTCAGTGAAATCTTCAAACAATGTGATATCTCTAAAGGTCTGTTGCcataattgtaaaataaattcaTAGTTCCTTAAAGAACCTTATTGTTCCTTTTCTGTGTTTGTGGGTGCAGTTCCTATTTCCCTTGGAGACATCCTCACTTTGATCAGGTTGTACCATAGTCTGATTAAAGCATCTTGTAGACTTGAAATTAAGCTCTTATCCCCCTTGTTGAATCACCGGACTGAACTCCATTTTTTTTTGCCCAGAGATATTGTCAAAACATGAGAGAAAGACAATTTACTGGAGCGATGACTTCATGCCCAGCTTTCTCAGAGTCTGTACACAAAGTTTGGGCATTTATACAAGTGTTACTCATTGCAGAGTCTATGGTggccagctcctcctctctagACGTCCAGTGATAGATCAGTGGACGTCTCTCAGTGGAGTGATAAGAGTtgtgggtagggttagggtgtgGTTGTACATTCGCTCCTCCTAGCGTAAGCTCCACCCATTTGCTCTGCAGTGAGCACCTTCTCCAGTTATATGCTGACCAAAGGAACTTGCATTATCCCTGCAAGGTGTTAAAACAtgctcatatttaaaatagaggTACACAGTCCTCCTTCCTTATAGAGAACACttgtatgtatataaatatataaatatttatatatttatgtcaacaTTTTCCATAGCCTCTCACGGGAGAACATATGCTACATGGCATGTACATTCCTCTGTGTTTAAAATAACTTGTCTCCATGTGTCTGACAAGTGATCCTCACATTTTCATGCAATTCAAACTTCACAAAATACATAATACAAACAACTGATTATGAATACTAATactgaaaaatattacatttttattcttcACATCCATCAGTTTTAGCTCCTGCATGGTCTTATACATCACACATCTTCAGTAGAATTCAAGATATGGTATTGAATGTATGAAGCTGCATCATCGTACCATTAATTCAGTGTTTCATCTCAGCCTTGAGTGTTCTCCGTATGCTTTATTCATTTTCAGGCATATAAGAGAAAGCACATTTATTATGTTGCAGTTGATCATACTGGTTTCATAAACAGTCCTTGATGTGCATTTTGGAATGCAAACTAATAATTTATGTACAAATTAGAGACTAAAAAATGATCACTGAAATTGCACGTGacaaatttaattgtaatagaacatcaaatgaaaaacaaacgTATCAAGTCACGAAGACATCAGAAACAACTTGGTTTTTTAGAAATAGGAATGTATATAGAAATGCCAAATCAAAATACTGGCTATCATACAGACATGGCCAGAATACATTCTGaatatctttattttatatcattaaTTCTGATcaacttaaaatatatacagtctaagtgaataactcaaaagtttaattttaatatgcaaGACAAGATCTGtgatataatttttaattgaaGCCAGTAAGCTGTGTGTTCAGCAGCAACAATTGATGGAAAAAAGCAACAAGTGCAAGAGTTTTAAATGTGCAAGTATACAGACATTATTTATTCACTTGGAGTAGTCCTTAATAGTTTGGCAACCATTGTATGAAAAATAAtgggttcttttttttttttagtaaatgctCCTTCCATGTGGTACTCAAAATCTTAACTGGGCATCTTCAATTGTTGTCCCCATAATACTGCTTGAGCACACTGCTTGCCAAATGTCTTTATGCATAGATTACAGCATGTGGCATAAGAAAGCTTGTTCTAAAtctttaaatgaattaattgtCCTCATTTACATGGATTTTACACCACTGCTGGTGTCTGAACTTGCTGAAAACATCTCACATCTCCACTTGTTCAACATGTGCCAAGTATCTTCTCCATCTGTTGACGTGTGATGCAAGTGAGAAGAATTTTTGCTCCCATAAAATGCTTGCCATGAAGACTCTGGGCTTGTCTGGCGATTTCCTCACATCCAAACTGCACGATGGCTTCCCCAACGCCATTGCCCTGGCTGTCCACAAGCAGTATGACTGAATTTTCACATATGTTAAAGCGCATGAAAAAATCCCTCACCTCTTGTTTCCTGATATCTGCTGGAAAATTGCGTGCGTATATACACGACATGGCTAAATGTGTCTTTCCATAAGGCGGTGGCCTCCAGGCTTTAGTACATCTGTTTCTGCTGAGTATAGCAAAAATTTCATCTTTAGTAATGGATGACACTTCAATGGTTTTTAAGCCAACAGCAGTGCCATTCATCTTCAGAGCTGAGGCGTAGTCTTCTTCATGCTCAAAGGTAATAAACGCAGTGCTTGTCCTCTCTCCccatttgtttaataaatgtttaattctaTGGTTTGGGATTGCACGGCAGCCGAAAATTTCCTTGATCTCCGTCTTGGTTATATTCCTTGAAAGATTATTGACAATAACAGAATGTTCAGTTTGAGGGGATGTAAAGTTTCGGCAGAATTTTTTAGGAGATCCTGGTGATGGCTGTTCTTCTGCACTTCTTTTAGTTAAGAAACCTCTAATTGCATT
The sequence above is drawn from the Megalobrama amblycephala isolate DHTTF-2021 linkage group LG13, ASM1881202v1, whole genome shotgun sequence genome and encodes:
- the si:ch211-197h24.6 gene encoding uncharacterized protein si:ch211-197h24.6; the protein is MDARPNPNKKGRAGKKRQQLYNGDIVFTSKNGSIQTIPSLNKRLKSVTDTVIGLQYIWEYRSPSKSAPPHYQCKLCVVQQLQNEIAAHITGWKHSFRYMKQNHKDKVPHEEEDALKDPTIRKAIKAAAAEVEKAEGRGQIKMVLKEPCEVMAFQGMKSAQPNLGFTGTGILGPPPRGLKQGGPYGGPFQDPMYMGDFPPRGGMMSDFPPGMRGGMDDPPMRRGYSDMEDFTSPGRYGNGMSGPDRGMMEPEDMHRFPDDGPMGMGPDGFGLGQRNDGMGRPFPNDMSMNSSGDRLMGHGPKGPENNSLPATLLKYLDSFRIENEDDAQIVLKVTQKLTDVLMEYRLRSISSVPSLKPLPSMNYSSSCLPNSSNDRFPSGMQGPSRFYK